One Candidatus Atelocyanobacterium thalassa isolate ALOHA genomic window, CATAATAACAGTTAACACAAATACACATACTTTTTCTCTATAATTTATACTAATTTAGCGTAAATTAAGAAGACTCGACTAACTTCTAAAATTTGCTTTCATACTGTAAAAAATGAGGTCAAAAACAGTTCTAATTTTATCTTCAAATATACTACCTTTTGAATTAACTATTTTGCCATCCAAAGCTTACTTGGTAGGGGGAGCTGTGAGAGATATACTTTTAAATTCTGAACAAGATTACATTGACCTAGATATAATTCTACCAAATTTTGTTACTAAAATAGCGAAAAAAATTACACTAAACTATCATGTGAACTTTATTGTTTTAGATTCAAAAAGAAGTATTGTTAGAATCACTTTCAATAAAGGAACTATCGATTTAGCGAAACAAAATGGAAACAATGTACATAAAGACTTAAAACAAAGAGATTTTACTATTAATGCAATTGCTTATAGTTTCCATAGACAGCAATTAGTTGATCCTTTAAAAGGGTTAAGAGATTTGCAGATAAAAAATATCAGAATGATTCATATAAATAATCTTCAAGATGATCCTTTGAGATTGATACGTGCTTATAGGCAAGCCTCTCAATTAAACTTTATTATCGAAACTAGAACTCGTCATGCAATTAAAGAAGTTTCTTCTTGTATTTCTCAGGTTGCTGTAGAAAGGATACAGACAGAGCTAGGTTATTTATTACAAAGCTTTAACGGTAGCGATTGGCTGGCCGAGATGGGAAAAGATGGTTTACTCAAGGTTATTTTACCTGGTTTAAATCAAAATAATTTTTATTATCTAAAACAAGTTAATCACAAAATTTTATTATTGATTAATAAACTAAAAAGAAATGAACTTGATATTTTTTTTGACTTTAATAGGATCCGCGATATTTATAATAATAATTTAGTTAAAAGAGTAAAACTTTTATGTCTATTATCCCAAAATCCTGAGGTAGCTGTTCAACAACTTACGTATTTAAAATATTCTAAAAATGATGTAAAAATATTACCTATACTTTTAAAACAGATTTCATTAATAAATAAACAACCAATCTCTCGAAAACATATTCATTCTATTTTCGTAGAAACAGGAAAAAACTTTCCTACTTTTGCTTTATTTTCTCTAGTAAAAAACATAAATCATAAACTTATTTTTGAAATGATTTACCGTTATCTGAATCCTCATGATAGGCTAGCCCACTCCCAACCTCTCATAACAGGTCGTGATTTAATTATAAATTTAAAGATTAAGCAAGGACAAAAGATAGGACAAATATTAAGCTACGTTCAAATTGCTCATATTGAAGAAAAGATATTTACAAGAAAAGAAGCTTTGGACTTAGCAAAGGAAATATATAATAAGATAAGTCTCATATAAGCTAATTTGTATATATTAGAATGTTTGCCTATAAATTTATTTGATATGGACTTTATTTTTTAATTTACTGTTAATTGAATATTCTATATATTTTTAATAATCATATGCTTCTTATCTTGTTAAAACTAAAATAAGATATGCATGGTATTTCTATTCTTTAAGAAAGAATAGTATTATATTAATTTCTAATCAATTTATTTTCATGTCATATGAATCTTTAAAACTTTATACTCCTCGGGTTAATGAGATTGATGAACTTGTTTCCCTAGACAAAATTTGTTTAGGAGGTCTTTGGACATTAGATAACTACGAAAGAGAATTACAAAGTCCAAATAGTCATTTTTTAGTTTTATCTACAAACTCAGTAGGTGCAATAATCGGATGTGGATGTTTTTGGAGAATTCTAGAAGAAGCACATATTACATTACTCATGATTAATCCAAGTTATCAAAGTCAAGGTCTAGGACAATTACTACTTTATAGTCTTCTAAAGAACGCTGTTTCTAGTCATTTAGAACATGCAACATTAGAAGTTCGTGCTTCTAATAAATCTGCTATTGGCTTGTATGAAAAATTTGGTTTTAAAATTGCTGGGAGACGTAAAAAATATTATAAAAAAACTGGTGAAGATGCTTTAATTTTCTGGAAAAGTGATTTAAATAGTCCTGTATTTCAGCAAGAATTATCATCTTGGAAAAAACTAATTAATAAACGTTTAATAAATAGTTGTTACCTTCCTCCAGATCTTATCTGTTATTAATTGTAAGACAATAGTAATATTTGAAAGAAAACTTAAGTTACTATAAATCTTATTTTATTTGTCTACAAAAAATTTTCTAACATATTTCAGAAATATTAGAAATCTTTATAATCCTTGCTAAGTTTTATTGTTTAAGTATGTAGTGGAAAAATTATTCTAATTTAACAATAAATTAACTTTCTTAGAATATACATTATAATCATTCTACATATATTAAGTTAGTGCTCTCGTTCATATATATACTTATAGAAGCTAAAGTATACGCTATTTGCTTGAGATAATTTATGTTTATCAAATATCTTTTTTAGGATAAGTTATTAACTTTGAAAACTGGCATAGTAAATGATATAAAATGATGACAAAAACAAATTAAACTAATGATTTACACAGTTAGCTAAACTAGCGAGATAAAGAAAAATCTTAAAATTTGACTTCTAGTAATAGTATGACAAAAATAAATCTTTAATCTTAATATAAATATATGGCAGAAACATTACTATTTAACGCTTTGCGTGAAGCTATCGATGAAGAGATGAAACGAGATGATACAGTCTTTATCTTAGGAGAAGATGTAGGTCATTATGGTGGATCTTACAAAGTTACAAAAGATCTTGCTCAAAAATATGGTGAACTTAGAGTTTTAGATACTCCAATAGCTGAAAACAGTTTCACAGGAATGGCTGTAGGCGCTGCCATGGCAGGCTTAAAGCCCATAGTAGAGGGAATGAATATGGGTTTTTTACTACTAGCTTTTAATCAGATTTCCAATAATGCAGGAATGTTGAGGTATACTTCTGGTGGTAATTTTAAAATTCCTATAGTTATTCGTGGTCCCGGAGGTGTCGGAAGACAATTAGGAGCTGAACATTCTCATCGTTTAGAAGCTTATTTCCATGCAGTCCCAGGACTTAAAATTGTTGCTTGTTCAACTCCTTATAATGCCAAAGGGCTTCTTAAAGCAGCTATTAGAGATGAAAATCCTGTTCTTTTTTTTGAACATGTTTTACTATATAATCTTAAAGAAGAGCTTCCTGATGAAGAATATGTTCTTTCTTTAAATAAAGCAGAAATCGTACGTTCTGGGAAAGATATAACTATTCTTACTTATTCTCGCATGCGTCATCATTGTGTACAAGCATTAAAAGAAATTGAAAAAGCAGGTTATTCTCCCGAGATAATCGATTTAATTTCTCTCAAACCATTTGATCTTGAAACTATTGGAAATTCAATTCGAAAAACTCACAAAGTTCTTATCGTAGAAGAATGCATGAAAACAAGTGGTATAGCTGCAGAGTTGATTGCTTTAATTACAGAAAATTTTTTTGACGAGTTAGATGCTCCTGTCGTACGTTTATCGTCTCAAGATATTCCAACACCCTATAATGGGATGCTAGAAAAACTAACAATAGTACAACCTTCACAAATTGCTTCATTAGTAGAAAAGATTATGAAGCTGGATATTTAACTTTATTATTTTCAAATAGTTATGAAACAACAACGTTTGTTGATAGTTTTGATTATTGCTCTTTTAACAAGTGCTATAACCTTTCTCAATATCATGCCTTTACAATTAGGACTCGATCTTAAAGGCGGAAGTCAATTAACAATACAACTCAAGCCAACTGAAGATATTAAGAATATTTCTCAAGAAGATCTAGAAGCAGCAAAAACTGTTCTTGAGAATCGAGTTAATGGTTTAGGGGTAGCTGAGCCTATTGTACAAACTTTAGGAAAAGATAAAATTGTTATTCAATTACCTGGAGTTACAAATCCAGAACAAGCAGAAAGAGTATTAGGAGGTACAGCACAATTAGATTTCCAAGAACAACGTAAAGGTACTGAAGGTCAATTAAGTGCGGAATTTAAAATAAGACAACAAAAAAATATAGAATTAAACACACTTAAACAAAAAAAACCTGATTTAGAGACAAAGAAACGTATTGTTGAATTAGTAGAATCAATAGATGTATCTAATCAAGCAATATTGAAATTATTTGATCCTGCTGGTTTGTCAGGTAAAAACTTAAAAAATGCTCGTTATGGTCCAAGCCAAGGAATTGAGTGGCAAGTGATTATCGATTTTGATAACGAAGGAGAAGAAAAATTCGCTAACTTAACAAAACAGGTTGCTGGCACTGGACGTAGTATTGGGATCTTTTTAGATAATATATTAATTAGTGCACCTGTCGTTAGTCCTCAATTTGCTGTTACAGGAATTACTGGAGGTAGTGCAGTAATTACAGGTAACTTCACAGCAGAAAGTGCTAATGAAATGGCTGTTCAGTTACGTGGAGGTTCTTTGCCTTTCCCAGTAGAAGTTGTTGAAAACAGGACTGTTGGCGCAACTTTAGGGCAAGATAGTGTTCGTCGGAGTATTTATGCTACTGCAACTGGTTTAATTCTTGTTTTAATTTTTATGATAGTTTATTACCGCCTATCAGGAGTTTTGGCCAATATAGCGTTGTTAATCTATGCTGCATTAACCCTAGCTTGTTATTCTCTCATTGGAGTAACGCTAACTCTACCTGGTATAGCAGGATTTATTTTAAGTATTGGTATGGCAGTAGATGCTAACATTCTGGTATTTGAGAGAATTCGTGAAGAACTGCAAAACGGGAAGACACTTTATACTGGAGTGGAGTCTGGCTTTTATCGTGCTTTTTCTAGTATT contains:
- the secD gene encoding protein translocase subunit SecD; the encoded protein is MKQQRLLIVLIIALLTSAITFLNIMPLQLGLDLKGGSQLTIQLKPTEDIKNISQEDLEAAKTVLENRVNGLGVAEPIVQTLGKDKIVIQLPGVTNPEQAERVLGGTAQLDFQEQRKGTEGQLSAEFKIRQQKNIELNTLKQKKPDLETKKRIVELVESIDVSNQAILKLFDPAGLSGKNLKNARYGPSQGIEWQVIIDFDNEGEEKFANLTKQVAGTGRSIGIFLDNILISAPVVSPQFAVTGITGGSAVITGNFTAESANEMAVQLRGGSLPFPVEVVENRTVGATLGQDSVRRSIYATATGLILVLIFMIVYYRLSGVLANIALLIYAALTLACYSLIGVTLTLPGIAGFILSIGMAVDANILVFERIREELQNGKTLYTGVESGFYRAFSSILDSNITTLIACGALFSLGSGLVKGFALTLAIGVLISMFTALTCTRTLLLTTVLKFSIVRKNPAIFCPNLFTTSKF
- the rimI gene encoding ribosomal protein S18-alanine N-acetyltransferase, translating into MSYESLKLYTPRVNEIDELVSLDKICLGGLWTLDNYERELQSPNSHFLVLSTNSVGAIIGCGCFWRILEEAHITLLMINPSYQSQGLGQLLLYSLLKNAVSSHLEHATLEVRASNKSAIGLYEKFGFKIAGRRKKYYKKTGEDALIFWKSDLNSPVFQQELSSWKKLINKRLINSCYLPPDLICY
- a CDS encoding CCA tRNA nucleotidyltransferase, yielding MRSKTVLILSSNILPFELTILPSKAYLVGGAVRDILLNSEQDYIDLDIILPNFVTKIAKKITLNYHVNFIVLDSKRSIVRITFNKGTIDLAKQNGNNVHKDLKQRDFTINAIAYSFHRQQLVDPLKGLRDLQIKNIRMIHINNLQDDPLRLIRAYRQASQLNFIIETRTRHAIKEVSSCISQVAVERIQTELGYLLQSFNGSDWLAEMGKDGLLKVILPGLNQNNFYYLKQVNHKILLLINKLKRNELDIFFDFNRIRDIYNNNLVKRVKLLCLLSQNPEVAVQQLTYLKYSKNDVKILPILLKQISLINKQPISRKHIHSIFVETGKNFPTFALFSLVKNINHKLIFEMIYRYLNPHDRLAHSQPLITGRDLIINLKIKQGQKIGQILSYVQIAHIEEKIFTRKEALDLAKEIYNKISLI
- a CDS encoding alpha-ketoacid dehydrogenase subunit beta, with protein sequence MAETLLFNALREAIDEEMKRDDTVFILGEDVGHYGGSYKVTKDLAQKYGELRVLDTPIAENSFTGMAVGAAMAGLKPIVEGMNMGFLLLAFNQISNNAGMLRYTSGGNFKIPIVIRGPGGVGRQLGAEHSHRLEAYFHAVPGLKIVACSTPYNAKGLLKAAIRDENPVLFFEHVLLYNLKEELPDEEYVLSLNKAEIVRSGKDITILTYSRMRHHCVQALKEIEKAGYSPEIIDLISLKPFDLETIGNSIRKTHKVLIVEECMKTSGIAAELIALITENFFDELDAPVVRLSSQDIPTPYNGMLEKLTIVQPSQIASLVEKIMKLDI